One window from the genome of Argonema galeatum A003/A1 encodes:
- a CDS encoding YkgJ family cysteine cluster protein: MDTEEEAIQSFLEAEKAAKLFSPKSRRSVILTVPSGEIAFELGADGVWLRFDCDCEDALPYCQAQCCSFQGTVVFPDEIEKSEVLRRETVFDEQRGGWIMQRGSDGACSCLDRSTRTCQIYEERPMTCQQFHCTRGASVRGFKQLNHVVRQNHLL; encoded by the coding sequence ATGGATACAGAAGAAGAAGCGATACAGTCATTTCTTGAAGCCGAAAAAGCGGCTAAGTTATTTTCACCTAAATCCAGAAGATCTGTTATTTTAACTGTGCCTAGCGGTGAAATTGCTTTTGAACTTGGCGCAGATGGTGTTTGGCTTCGGTTTGATTGCGATTGTGAAGATGCTTTGCCCTATTGTCAAGCGCAATGCTGTAGTTTTCAAGGGACTGTCGTTTTCCCGGACGAAATCGAAAAAAGCGAAGTATTGCGAAGAGAAACCGTTTTCGACGAGCAGCGTGGTGGGTGGATAATGCAGAGGGGCTCAGACGGCGCTTGCTCGTGCCTTGATAGAAGCACCCGAACTTGCCAAATATACGAAGAAAGACCAATGACTTGCCAGCAATTTCATTGCACCAGAGGGGCGTCTGTCCGAGGCTTTAAGCAGCTTAACCACGTTGTGCGCCAAAATCATCTTTTATGA